One Platichthys flesus chromosome 14, fPlaFle2.1, whole genome shotgun sequence genomic region harbors:
- the nadkb gene encoding NAD kinase b, whose protein sequence is MENSESSSSLGPLATADSPLGPSGQLSESARPSKHREHRSKSPRRRREGKRPQRRGDGHEQLLWKTERRRLPGQHEHLEPSGSASDTAESSPKRRAHFLHGPYPATHFGPKACILPNPTSVMHIQDPASQRLTWNKPPVNVLVIRKIRDESLVEPFKELCRFLVEEKQMMVYVERRVADDATLSKDEAFGSIRNQLCTFREGYDDISDCIDLIICLGGDGTLLYASSLFQGSVPPVMAFHLGSLGFLTPFKFESYKTEVAKVFEGNAAITLRSRLKVKVVKDMLQRTGQQQHDREPPEQQQQEHNGLLPHGHTNSEAGKVTLQLQVLNEVVVDRGPSSYLSNVDLYLNGRLITSVQGDGVIVSTPTGSTAYAAAAGASMIHPNVPAIMVTPICPHSLSFRPIVVPAGVELMITLSPDARNTAWVSFDGRKRQEIQHGDCIKITTSCYPVPSICCHDLVYDWFESLAQCLHWNVRKRQARLADMSDSSDTEN, encoded by the exons ATGGAGAACTCAGAGAGCAGCTCCTCCTTGGGGCCCCTGGCAACGGCAGACAGCCCCTTAGGCCCCTCTGGTCAGCTGTCCGAGTCAGCCAGGCCCTCCAAGCACAGGGAGCACCGGTCCAAGTCACCAAGGAGACGGCGGGAAGGGAAGAGGCCGCAGCGGCGGGGGGATGGTCATGAACAGCTGCTCTGGAAGACTGAGCGGCGGAGGTTACCAGGCCAACATGAGCACTTGGAGCCCTCCGGGTCAGCGAGCGACACAGCGGAAAGTTCACCTAAGAG GAGAGCGCACTTTCTACATGGACCGTATCCAGCCACTCACTTCGGACCCAAAGCCTGTATTCTTCCCAATCCAACTTCAGTCAT GCACATCCAGGACCCGGCCAGCCAGCGGCTCACCTGGAATAAACCTCCCGTCAACGTACTTGTCATCAGGAAAATCAGAGATGAGAGCCTTGTGGAGCCTTTCAAAGAACTCTGCCGATTTCTAGTGGAG GAGAAGCAGATGATGGTCTACGTGGAGCGCAGGGTCGCAGATGATGCTACGCTGTCAAAGGACGAGGCCTTCGGCTCCATACGAAATCAGCTCTGCACCTTCAGGGAGG GTTATGATGACATCTCTGACTGCATTGACCTGATCATCTGTTTGGGCGGAGATGGGACTCTGCTTTAcgcctcctctctttttcag GGCAGCGTTCCTCCAGTCATGGCGTTCCACCTCGGTTCTCTGGGTTTCCTGACACCCTTCAAGTTTGAGTCATACAAAACTGAAGTGGCCAAAGTATTTGAAG gCAACGCAGCCATCACTCTGCGCAGTCGTCTGAAGGTCAAGGTGGTGAAGGACATGCTTCAGAGAACAGGCCAGCAGCAGCACGACCGAGAGCcccccgagcagcagcagcaggagcacaaCGGACTACTTCCTCACGGACACACCAACAGCGAGGCTGGCAAGGTCACCCTGCAGCTACAG GTGTTGAATGAGGTGGTGGTGGATCGAGGTCCTTCCTCTTACCTGTCCAATGTCGACTTGTACCTCAACGGACGACTCATCACCTCAGTGCAGGGCGACG gtgtCATCGTGTCCACACCGACAGGCAGCACAGCAtatgctgctgcagcaggcGCCTCAATGATCCACCCTAACGTACCCGCCATCATGGTCACGCCCATCTGCCCACACTCGCTCTCCTTCAGGCCCATCGTGGTTCCTGCTGGGGTGGAGCTCATG ATCACCTTGTCTCCAGACGCCAGGAACACGGCCTGGGTGTCGTTCGACGGCAGGAAGAGACAGGAAATCCAACATGGAGATTG CATCAAGATCACAACGTCTTGCTACCCAGTGCCGTCCATCTGCTGTCACGACCTGGTGTACGACTGGTTCGAAAGCCTGGCTCAGTGTTTGCACTGGAACGTGCGCAAGAGGCAGGCGCGGCTGGCGGACATGTCGGACTCATCGGACACCGAAAACTGA
- the samd7 gene encoding sterile alpha motif domain-containing protein 7 isoform X2, giving the protein MTPREQLRKMTAMGEQGALDEKHWYRLVNGMSAGELRQRQELIMRNQMAMAPQILAQGQQRLQGVPAQFEPHFMERELVQPNEMVASDARQMHMGPHLGPPMPPHGNLMPGRGFPGAAGYGFLPSEPMETVARRQELIHKQNIARMEMNAILHQKELENAHQKGLIGMDNPMAYPSNHMAFRGRQRMPDGHDVFVHRPTLDELHSNSILMSASPYPPISTLHRERGRRAGRRPTAHKSAESHMANLKGQAEDKNVEQSPGATSGEEKDSEAKGDMGEECAASKTHHQAKIESELTGSRKNYKEVDTALRKACVNTQDSCSDAANSGTNEKDISSQCSAFQEKFMYPSAGGALPGMPYMFPVPGNGFLPPGPRNLFLNGDEVSEDIRKWTVNDVYNFINSIPTCAEYAQTFKDHMIDGETLPLLSEEHLLDTLGLKLGPALKIRSQVSKRLGNMLYMMNLPLPTAPLHATPEKPGDRSSEIGSPANCNSEEMVASPRDPDVLKSTEHLHETENNSPPCASSETV; this is encoded by the exons ATGACCCCACGGGAGCAGCTGAGGAAGATGACAGCGATGGGGGAGCAGGGAGCTTTGGATGAGAAGCACTGGTACCGCCTGGTCAACGGCATGTCAGCTGGAG AGCTTAGGCAGAGACAGGAGTTAATAATGAGGAACCAGATGGCCATGGCTCCGCAGATTCTCGCCCAGGGGCAGCAGAGGTTACAAGGAGTCCCAGCACAGTTTGAACCTCATTTCATGGAGAG GGAGTTGGTTCAGCCCAATGAGATGGTCGCCTCTGATGCCCGACAGATGCACATGGGGCCTCACCTGGGTCCACCTATGCCCCCACATGGCAACCTCATGCCTGGGAGAGGTTTCCCTGGAGCAG cCGGTTATGGCTTCTTGCCCTCAGAGCCGATGGAAACAGTTGCCCGGCGACAGGAGCTCATTCACAAGCAGAACATCGCCAG AATGGAGATGAACGCCATCCTTCACCAGAAGGAGCTGGAAAACGCCCACCAGAAGGGACTGATAGGAATGGACAATCCCATGGCTTACCCCTCCAACCACATGGCCTTCAGAGGCCGCCAGCGCATGCCAGACGGCCACGATGTCTTCGTCCACCGCCCCACTCTGGACGAGCTTCACTCCAACAGCATCCTCATGTCAGCCAGCCCTTACCCGCCCATCAGCACGctgcacagagagaggggaCGAAGGGCAGGCAGGAGGCCGACCGCTCACAAGAGTGCAGAAAGCCACATGGCCAACCTGAAGGGCCAGGCGGAGGATAAAAATGTAGAGCAGAGTCCAGGGGCCACATCAGGGGAGGAGAAGGATTCGGAGGCCAAGGGGGACATGGGAGAGGAGTGTGCCGCCAGTAAAACACACCATCAAGCAAAAATAGAGTCAGAACTtacaggaagcaggaagaaCTACAAAGAAGTGGATACAGCCCTGCGCAAGGCCTGTGTGAACACGCAGGACAGCTGCTCTGATGCGGCCAACAGTGGCACCAACGAAAAAGACATTTCCAGCCAGTGTTCAGCTTTCCAGGAGAAGTTCATGTATCCCTCAGCAGGAGGCGCCCTCCCCGGGATGCCTTACATGTTCCCAGTCCCTGGAAATGGCTTCCTCCCCCCTG GTCCACGGAATCTCTTTCTTAATGGTGATGAGGTGTCGGAGGACATCAGGAAGTGGACGGTGAATGACGTTTACAACTTTATCAACAGTATACCCACGTGTGCAGAATACGCTCAG ACGTTCAAGGACCACATGATCGATGGGGAGACGCTCCCCCTCCTCTCAGAGGAGCATCTACTGGACACGCTGGGGCTGAAGCTGGGGCCGGCTCTCAAGATCCGCTCACAG GTGTCCAAGCGTCTGGGCAACATGTTGTACATGATGAACCTGCCGCTGCCCACCGCCCCCCTGCACGCCACCCCGGAGAAGCCCGGGGACCGCTCCTCCGAGATCGGCTCCCCTGCTAATTGCAACAGTGAGGAGATGGTGGCGAGTCCAAGAGACCCTGATGTCCTCAAATCCACAGAGCACCTTCACGAGACAGAAAACAACTCTCCTCCGTGTGCCAGCAGCGAGACAGTGTGA
- the sec62 gene encoding translocation protein SEC62, with amino-acid sequence MAERRRHKKRIQEVSEPTKDEKAVAKYLRFNCPTKSTNMMGHRVDYFIASKAVDCLLDSKWAKAKKGEEALFTTRESVVEYCNRLLKKQFFHRALKVMKKKPEKELKKEKEKEKEKEKEKEKEKEKEKEKEKEKDRAKGDSSKEEEKKGKKEKEKKKEPEAVETKKDKSDDSPGSPKKKKEAKKKFKLEPHDDQLFLDGNEVFVWIYDPVHFKTFAMGLILVIAVIAATLFPLWPAEMRVGVYYLSVAAGCFVASILLLAVARCILFLLIWVVTGGRHHFWFLPNLTADVGFIDSFRPLYTHEYKGPRAAKKASDKTDEKDEDASTKAEKSDSEKKDCDDEEEEEEEESKEMGREESQEAEGEGTGVEERHSDTDSDRREDEGSQHSNGNDFEMITREELEQHTEEEQEEEEEEKEKEEEKEEETKQTKDDGGSETKTQTAET; translated from the exons ATGGCGGAGCGCAGGAGACACAAGAAGCGGATCCAG GAGGTGAGCGAGCCCACCAAGGATGAGAAGGCGGTGGCCAAGTATCTTCGCTTCAACTGCCCCACCAAGTCCACGAACATGATGGGTCACCGGGTCGACTACTTCAttg CCTCCAAGGCAGTGGACTGTCTGCTGGACTCCAAATGGGCCAAAGCAAAGAAGGGAGAGGAAGCACTGTTCACCACCAGAGAGTCTGTGGTGGAGTACTGCAACAG ACTCCTGAAGAAGCAGTTCTTCCACCGAGCCCTCAAGGTGATGAAGAAAAAACCTGAGAAAGAgttgaagaaggagaaggagaaggagaaggagaaagagaaggagaaagagaaggaaaaggagaaagagaaggaaaaggagaaggagaaagacagGGCCAAGGGCGACagcagcaaagaggaggagaaaaaagggaagaaggagaaagagaagaagaaagagccTGAAGCTGTTGAAACCAAGAAAGACAAGAGC GATGACAGTCCTGGAAGCcccaagaagaaaaaagaagcgAAGAAGAAGTTTAAACTGGAGCCTCATGATGATCAGCTGTTTCTGGATGGAAATGAG GTTTTCGTGTGGATTTATGATCCCGTCCATTTCAAGACGTTCGCCATGGGACTGATTCTCG ttatTGCAGTGATCGCGGCCACGCTGTTCCCTCTGTGGCCAGCAGAGATGCGTGTAGGAGTTTACTATCTCAGTGTTGCAGCAGGCTGCTTCGTGGCCAGTATTCTGCTTCTAGCTGTTG CCCGCTGTATCCTCTTCCTGCTCATTTGGGTGGTGACCGGCGGGCGCCATCACTTCTGGTTCCTCCCCAACCTCACGGCCGACGTCGGCTTCATCGACTCGTTCAGGCCGCTCTACACCCACGAGTACAAAGGACCCCGAGCCGCCAAGAAGGCCTCGGACAAGACCGACGAGAAGGACGAGGACGCCTCCACCAAGGCGGAGAAGTCCGACAGCGAGAAAAAGGACTGCGacgacgaagaggaggaggaagaggaggagagcaaagagATGGGGCGGGAGGAGAGTCAAGAGGCGGAGGGGGAGGGAACGGGGGTGGAGGAGCGCCACTCGGACACGGACAGCGACCGGCGGGAGGACGAAGGCTCGCAGCACAGCAACGGAAACGACTTTGAGATGATCACCAGAGAAGAGCTGGAGCAGCACACGgaggaagaacaagaagaagaggaggaggagaaagagaaggaggaggaaaaagaggaggagacgaaaCAAACGAAAGATGATGGTGGGAGTGAGACTAAAACCCAGACTGCTGAAACATGA
- the samd7 gene encoding sterile alpha motif domain-containing protein 7 isoform X1 — MTPREQLRKMTAMGEQGALDEKHWYRLVNGMSAGELRQRQELIMRNQMAMAPQILAQGQQRLQGVPAQFEPHFMERFSFLRELVQPNEMVASDARQMHMGPHLGPPMPPHGNLMPGRGFPGAAGYGFLPSEPMETVARRQELIHKQNIARMEMNAILHQKELENAHQKGLIGMDNPMAYPSNHMAFRGRQRMPDGHDVFVHRPTLDELHSNSILMSASPYPPISTLHRERGRRAGRRPTAHKSAESHMANLKGQAEDKNVEQSPGATSGEEKDSEAKGDMGEECAASKTHHQAKIESELTGSRKNYKEVDTALRKACVNTQDSCSDAANSGTNEKDISSQCSAFQEKFMYPSAGGALPGMPYMFPVPGNGFLPPGPRNLFLNGDEVSEDIRKWTVNDVYNFINSIPTCAEYAQTFKDHMIDGETLPLLSEEHLLDTLGLKLGPALKIRSQVSKRLGNMLYMMNLPLPTAPLHATPEKPGDRSSEIGSPANCNSEEMVASPRDPDVLKSTEHLHETENNSPPCASSETV; from the exons ATGACCCCACGGGAGCAGCTGAGGAAGATGACAGCGATGGGGGAGCAGGGAGCTTTGGATGAGAAGCACTGGTACCGCCTGGTCAACGGCATGTCAGCTGGAG AGCTTAGGCAGAGACAGGAGTTAATAATGAGGAACCAGATGGCCATGGCTCCGCAGATTCTCGCCCAGGGGCAGCAGAGGTTACAAGGAGTCCCAGCACAGTTTGAACCTCATTTCATGGAGAG GTTTTCTTTTCTCAGGGAGTTGGTTCAGCCCAATGAGATGGTCGCCTCTGATGCCCGACAGATGCACATGGGGCCTCACCTGGGTCCACCTATGCCCCCACATGGCAACCTCATGCCTGGGAGAGGTTTCCCTGGAGCAG cCGGTTATGGCTTCTTGCCCTCAGAGCCGATGGAAACAGTTGCCCGGCGACAGGAGCTCATTCACAAGCAGAACATCGCCAG AATGGAGATGAACGCCATCCTTCACCAGAAGGAGCTGGAAAACGCCCACCAGAAGGGACTGATAGGAATGGACAATCCCATGGCTTACCCCTCCAACCACATGGCCTTCAGAGGCCGCCAGCGCATGCCAGACGGCCACGATGTCTTCGTCCACCGCCCCACTCTGGACGAGCTTCACTCCAACAGCATCCTCATGTCAGCCAGCCCTTACCCGCCCATCAGCACGctgcacagagagaggggaCGAAGGGCAGGCAGGAGGCCGACCGCTCACAAGAGTGCAGAAAGCCACATGGCCAACCTGAAGGGCCAGGCGGAGGATAAAAATGTAGAGCAGAGTCCAGGGGCCACATCAGGGGAGGAGAAGGATTCGGAGGCCAAGGGGGACATGGGAGAGGAGTGTGCCGCCAGTAAAACACACCATCAAGCAAAAATAGAGTCAGAACTtacaggaagcaggaagaaCTACAAAGAAGTGGATACAGCCCTGCGCAAGGCCTGTGTGAACACGCAGGACAGCTGCTCTGATGCGGCCAACAGTGGCACCAACGAAAAAGACATTTCCAGCCAGTGTTCAGCTTTCCAGGAGAAGTTCATGTATCCCTCAGCAGGAGGCGCCCTCCCCGGGATGCCTTACATGTTCCCAGTCCCTGGAAATGGCTTCCTCCCCCCTG GTCCACGGAATCTCTTTCTTAATGGTGATGAGGTGTCGGAGGACATCAGGAAGTGGACGGTGAATGACGTTTACAACTTTATCAACAGTATACCCACGTGTGCAGAATACGCTCAG ACGTTCAAGGACCACATGATCGATGGGGAGACGCTCCCCCTCCTCTCAGAGGAGCATCTACTGGACACGCTGGGGCTGAAGCTGGGGCCGGCTCTCAAGATCCGCTCACAG GTGTCCAAGCGTCTGGGCAACATGTTGTACATGATGAACCTGCCGCTGCCCACCGCCCCCCTGCACGCCACCCCGGAGAAGCCCGGGGACCGCTCCTCCGAGATCGGCTCCCCTGCTAATTGCAACAGTGAGGAGATGGTGGCGAGTCCAAGAGACCCTGATGTCCTCAAATCCACAGAGCACCTTCACGAGACAGAAAACAACTCTCCTCCGTGTGCCAGCAGCGAGACAGTGTGA